TCCCCCGACGACTCATAGATGACAGGTACCGATGGCGAAGAAGCTCTTCATCAAAACGCACGGCTGCCAAATGAACGAGTACGACTCCTCCCGTATGGCGGATCTACTCGGCGAATCTCACCAGCTCGAACTCACTGATAATGAGCGTGAAGCCGATGTCATTTTGTTAAACACCTGCTCGATTCGCGAAAAAGCGCAGGAAAAAGTTTTTCATCAGCTGGGACGCTGGAAAAAACTTAAAGACGCCAACCCCAACCTGGTGATTGGCGTGGGTGGCTGCGTGGCGAGCCAGGAAGGCGAAGCAATCCGCAAGCGTGCCCCCCATGTGGACATGGTGTTCGGGCCGCAAACCCTGCACCGCGTGCCCTCAATGCTGGATGCCCGTGGCAATAACCAGATTGCGGCGGTGGATGTCACCTTTCCTGAGATCGAAAAGTTCGACCACCTGCCCAAGCCTTCTTCCGATGGCGCAACGGCGTTTGTGTCAATTATGGAAGGTTGCTCAAAGTACTGCACCTTCTGCGTGGTTCCCTACACCCGCGGCGAAGAGGTCTCGCGCCCCTTTGAGGCGGTGATGGATGAAGTCATCCACCTTTCCGACCAGGGCGTGCGAGAGATCAACCTGTTGGGCCAGAACGTCAATGCCTACCGCGGTGAAAACCAGCTAGGTGATGAAATCGACTTGGCCGAACTGATTGCCTGCGTTGCGGCAGTAGAGGGCATTGACCGCATTCGCTTTACCACCTCACACCCGGTGGAGTTTACTGACAGCCTAGTCGACGCCTTTGCCGATATCCCCGAACTGGTGAGCCACCTTCACCTACCGGTACAGTCGGGCTCAGACCGTATTCTTACTGCCATGAAGCGCGGGCATACGGCGGCCGAATACATTGAAAAGATGGAGCGCATCCGCGCCAATCGCCCGGACATCAGCTTCTCTTCTGACTTCATCATCGGCTTCCCCGGCGAAACAGAAGAAGATTTTGAAGCGACGATGAATTTAATTCATCAAATCGGCTTCGATCATTCGTTCAGCTTCGTTTACTCCGCACGCCCCGGCACACCTGCTTCTGGCCTGCCGGATGAAACACCGGAGAGTGTCAAAAAGCAGCGTCTGGCAATTCTGCAGGAGCGGATCATTCAGCAAACCGCGCAAATTAGCCGCCGCATGGTTGGCAGCACACAGCGTGTACTGGTTAACGGCTTTTCACCCCGCGACCCAGGCCAGCTCTCTGGGCGTACCGAGAATAACCGCGTGGTTAACTTCCGCGCTGCCAACCCCACCGAGCTGATCGGCTACTTTGTCGATGTAGAGATCACTGAGGCATTTCCCAATTCGCTACGCGGTGAGCTTGCCTCACCTGAGCGCTATTGATCGTTCACTTATCACAGATCATTGCCCCGCTTCGGGCGGGGCAGTAAGCTGAACGATACACACACTAACGAGGGGTTCCCCACTCTTGAGCCAGCCAACACCTCAGGCCAATCGCATCATCACCTTAAGCCTTGAACCCAATGATCCGCAGCGCCTTGCTAGCCTTTGCGGCCAGCAGGACGAGCATTTGAAGCTGATTGAAAGCCGCCTAGATGTGACGCTGCGCAATCGGGGCAATGTGTTCCAACTGGCGGGCCCAGCCAACCGCATCAAAGCAGCGGCAAACGTGTTGGAACACCTCTATCGCGAAACAGCGGCGAGCGAACTTGACGCCGACACCGTGCACCTGTTCCTGCAAGAGTCCGGGCTTGAAGCGCTGGAAGAGGAAGAGGACGGCACCGGCAGCAGCGATGAAGTGATCATGCGCACCCCGCGTACCATGATCAAACCGCGCGGGCTCAACCAGCAGCGCTACGTTTCAAGCATCCGCGAACACGATATCAACTTCGGCATTGGCCCTGCGGGTACGGGTAAAACCTACCTCGCCGTTGCCGCCGCGGTTGAGGCACTCAACCAACAGGAAGTACGCCGCATCCTGCTCGTGCGCCCGGCGGTTGAAGCGGGTGAAAAACTTGGCTTCTTGCCCGGCGACCTGGCCCAGAAAATCGATCCCTACCTGCGCCCTCTTTACGACGCCCTGTATGAAATGATCGGTTTTGAACAGGTGGCAAAACTGATTGAGCGGCAGGTGATTGAGATTGCTCCGCTGGCCTATATGCGTGGCCGTACGCTCAATAACTCCTACATCATTCTGGATGAGAGTCAGAACACCACCCCGGAGCAGATGAAAATGTTCCTGACCCGGATTGGTTTTGGCTCCACTGCCGTGATTACCGGCGACGTGACCCAGGTCGATCTACCTAAAGGACAGCGTTCAGGGCTGATTCAGGTGCTCGACGTGCTGAAAGACACTCAAGGCATCGGCGTCACCCACTTCGCCGCCAAGGATGTGGTACGCCACCCGCTGGTACAGCGCATTATCGAAGCTTACGATATGTTCGAATCCCAGCAGGAAGTGGAGGAGCGTGCCCGCCGCGAGGTGCGCCAGCAAGAGCGCGACGCACGAATGCAGGCACGTGAAGGCGCATGGGATAGTTCGCGATGAGCGAGTCCATTGATGTCGTCGTCGACCGCCAGGCAGCGATTGACGAACCACGGCTACCCAGCCTGACACAGCTCACCCATTGGGTGGGCTGTGTGTTCGCCCACCACCCTGACGATCAGCGCCTTGAAGTGACTATTCGCTTTGTGGATGAGCTCGAAAGCCAAACGCTCAACCGTGATTACCGCGGCAAAGACAAAACCACTAACGTGCTGTCATTCCCTTTTGAGAGCCCGCCGGGTGTGGATTTACCGTTACTCGGCGACCTGGTGATTTGCCATGCTGTGGTAGCCAAAGAAGCCAGCGAGCAAGGCAAGCCAATTGAGCACCACTACGCTCATATGGTCGTGCATGGCATCCTGCATTTGATGGGCTACGATCATATTGATGATCACGAAGCCGAGGAAATGGAGCAGTTTGAGCGTGAACTGTTGGCCGAGCTGAATATCCCTGACCCGTACGCTGACAACACTCCCATGCCCAATAGGGAAGACGCATAGCCCCTTACCTCTTTATTATTTAACGGTGGGTGCGTTAAATCACGTAACAACTAATCTGGTACTATCCCCTGCTTCAGTGATAAAACAGCTACCTAACGACATGGTTTCCATAAAGACATGGTTTCCATAACGATGTCGTTAACGAGATAGCAACTGTCTGCCCGCAAACGAGAGAATTGACGCATGAGCGAAGACCGATCGAGCAACCCCAATCAAAAATCCTGGCTCGAGAAACTCTTTGGCGCCCTTTCCGGAGACAATGACGAACCCAGCTCACGAGATGAGCTGATGACGTTTTTACGCCATACCGCAGGGAAATTAAAGCTGGATCAAGACGCCATTATGATCATCGAAGGCGCCCTTGAGATCAGCGATCAGCAGGTTCGTGAAGTGCTGATACCCCGCTCACAGGTCTCAGCTATTGCCCTGGATCAAACCAGCGACGGCTATCTACCGCTGATCCAGGAAACCGGCCACTCTCGCTACCCGGTGATTGGCGAAAACCTGGATGACGTAAAAGGCATTCTGCTGGTAAAAGATTTACTCCCCCTGCTCTCCCAGACCCAGGCTCAGCGCGATGCGTTCAAGTTAGATGACATTTTGCGCCCGGCGATGTTTATCCCTGAATCCAAACGCCTTAACAGCCTGCTTAAAGAGTTTCGGGATACCCACAATCATATGGCGGTGGTGGTCGATGAATACGGCGGTACCGCGGGCATCATCACCATCGAAGATATTCTTGAGCAGATCGTCGGCGACATCGAAGATGAGCACGATACCGATGAAGAAGACGATATCCGCGAAATAGAGAATGGCCGCTACGCCATTCGCGCACTGACCCCCATCGAAGACTTCAACGAACGCTTCGACACCGAGTTCTCTGACGATGAGTTCGATACCGTTGGCGGCCTGGTGATGCAGCAGTTTGGCCATCTACCGCGGCGCGGTGAACACACCATTCTAGGCGGCTGGCGGTTTGTGATTCTCAATGCGGACACGCGACGCATTCGTCTACTCGAAGCCTACCGCGACACCCGCCGCGATGACGAAGAGGATGATGACCAGGAGAACAAGCCCGACTAGGCGCTTGTTGTCACGCTGCTCGCTAACCACTCCCTCGTATTTTACCGTAGATAGGTTATCGCTATGGGTTTTCCCCCCGCGTTTTTGTTACAGCTGCTTGCCGCCCTGGTGGCGGGCGGTTTCACCACCCTAACGGCTTCCCCTTTTGAGCTTTGGTGGCTGGGCCCGGTGGCGATTGGCTTACTTTATGTGGGCCTGCATGCATTAACTCCCACCCAAGCGGCCCTAAAAGGCTGGTTATACGGTGTTGCACTGTTCGCCAGCGGCACCTCCTGGGTGTATGTCTCTATCCACGACTACGGTTACACCGGCGTGCCGCTCGCCGTTTTCCTTACTGCGCTGTTCGTGACAATTCTGGCACTGTTTTTTGCCGGCACTTTCTGGCTCTACCGGCGCTTCACCTCCGCGCGACTCGCGTTTATCAGCTTTGCGGGCGCCTGGGTACTGGGCGAAGTACTGCGCACCTACCTGTTTACCGGCTTTCCCTGGCTGCTGCTGGGCTCTGGTTTTGTCGATTCGCCGCTGGCCGCCTGGGCGCCCGTTGGCGGCGTCTACCTGCTCTCGCTGCTAGTAGCGCTTAGCGGTGCGCTTGGCGCTGAGCTACTGCTGCGCCGTCAGTGGTGGACGCTTGTCCCACTGGCGGCCATTTGGCTAATTCCCTTGGCACTCCCCCAGCAATGGACTACGCCAGCCGATGAACCTACACGCGTGGCACTGCTACAGGGCAATCTGCCGCAGCTGTTGAAGTGGACGCCCGAAGGGCAGCGCACGGCGGCGAATACCTACAGCGAGCTCACCCGCGAAGTCGCCGATGAGGTTGACCTGATCATCTGGCCAGAAACCGCGCTGCCAATGATGGAGACCCAGGCCCGGCCGGTGCTGGAACGCGTGCAAGCGAACCTGCCCCCCGACGTCGCCCTACTCACCGGCATCGTTCAGCGCGACGAACAAGAGCGTTACTTCAATAGCGTGATTGGCGTTGGCGACGTAGAGGGCAGCTACCAAAAAGAGCACCTGGTGCCTTTTGGTGAGTACCTGCCACTGGAGAGTTTACTCCGCGGGGCGATTGATTTTTTTGACCTGCCCATGTCGACCTTTACCAAAGGCGAGCATGAGCAAAAACCGATGCAGGCCGCCGGGATTCATATTGGTAACGCTATTTGCTACGAGATCATCTACCCACAGCTAGTCGCCCGCCGAGCCCAAGACAGCGGTGTCATCATGACGGTGTCTAACGACACCTGGTTTGGCGCCTCGATCGGACCCCACCAGCACCTGCAGATGGCACGCCTACGCGCGCTAGAGAATGGTCGCTATGTGGTTCGTGCTACCAGCAACGGCATTACCGCTATTATTGATCCTAATGGGCGCATTGTTGAACGCGCCCCGCAGTTCGAGACAACCACGCTCACCGGTGAGTTTTACGCCATGGAGGGGCTAACGCCTTTCACCCGCTTGGGTAGTTGGCCGACTTGGTTGCTGGCAGGTTTGATGCTCTTGCCCGGCATGGTGGCAGCAAGAGCCACACGCCAAGCGTAAAGTTGAAATGCCATAGATGGCAGCTAGCTAGAGCAACGGCCCGAGTCCTCTGCTGGACTCGGGCCGTTTTTTTTACTCAAGCAAGCCGCCTACCTAAGTGGTTAGATAGGCAGCTAGTCAATCCGTTATTTAGGCTGCGCTGTTTTTTAGCGTGGCCATATCAATCACGAAACGATAGCGAACATCGCCTTTTTCCATGCGCTCAAAGCCTCCGTTAATGTTGTTGATATCGAGCATTTCGATATCACAGGTAATGCCCTGATCAGCGCACAGCTTGAGCAGCTCTTCGGTCTCCGCAATGCCACCAATTAGCGAACCGGCCACCACACGACGCTTAAAGACCAGGTTAAAGGCCTCAATGGCTGGCTCAATAGGCTCCAGCAAGCCAACGATGATGTGAGTACCGTCATACTTCAGCGACGTTAGGTAGGGGTTTAGATCGTGCTGTACGGGCACGGTGTCGAGCATGAAGTCGAAGGTTTCAGCCACCGCGTCCATTTGTGTCTGGTCGCTGGAAACCACCACGTGGTCAGCGCCGTTACGCTTCGCTTCTTCAACCTTGGCGTCGGAACGGGTGAACACCGTGACTTCAGCGCCCAGCGCTTTAGCCAGTTTAACGCCCATGTGGCCTAAGCCACCCATACCGATCACACCGACTTTATGACCTTTGCCCACGCCGTGATGCTTGAGCGGTGAATAGGTCGTTATACCGGCGCAGAGAATCGGCGCCGCCGAAGCCAGATCAATATCATCAGGCATCTGTAGCACAAAGTGCTCGCTCACCACGATGGAGTCGGAGTAGCCACCCTGGGTCATGGTGCCATCTTGGCGATCTTCGCTGCCGTAGGTCATTGTGAAGCCTTCCAGACAGTACTGCTCTACACCATCTTTACAGGCAGCACAGGTACGGCATGAATCGACCATACAACCGACACCCACCAGGTCACCGGCTTTAAAACGCGATACTTTATCGCCCACAGAAGTCACACGGCCGACAATCTCATGGCCGGGTACGACGGGGTACTGGCTCATGCCCCAGTCATTGCGAGCAAAGTGCAGATCGCTGTGGCAGACACCACAGTAGAGAATTTCGATGGCGACGTCATCGGGGCGCGGCTGGCGACGATCAAAAGTAAACGGTGCTAAGGGCTTATCGGCAGCGAATGCGGCGTAGGATAATGCTTGGCTCATCGGTGAAACTCCTTATCAGCAAAAGACTGCCCTATAAATCAGCAGACGATTCCCCTCGTGCGAGGCATGCCGATAGTATTCGCCTAATCAGTGATGATAGCGATGAACGAAGCTACGTCATTTTTGCCAAATACTCCGATGACACGTAATAAAATAACAAAAAATGACCATAAATCATTATAATTATGTAAATTCCATTAGAAACCCAAGAGAAGCCCTCATGACCTCCACCGCTCAGGCTGGCAATGCGCTAGCTGCCGTTATCGCACCACTGGTTAAAAGCGACGGAATCAATAGCACATCACTGCCTGGCGTGTCGTTACTCTGTTTAAGCCGCCACCAGATTCGCACACCGCTGATCTATGAGCCGAGCCTGACCATCATCGCCCAGGGGCGTAAAATGGGTTATCTGGGTGATCGCGAAATCTATTACGACCCCGGCCACTACTTAGTGCAAACGTTGCCACTGCCCTTTGAGTGCGAAACCTACGGCTCGCCGGAAGCCCCTTTGCTGGGTATATCGGTGCGCCTGGATCCGGCACTATTAAGCGAGATGGTGACAGCCATGGGCGATACCGGTCATAACGCTTTGGCTCCGTTGCCCATGGCCTCAGTGGCCATGACAGAGGGCATGCAGGACGCCGTATGGCGCTTAGCGCGCACGCTAAACGTAGCGGTAGAGTGCAGCGCCATGGGCAACGCCCGCATTCGTGACGTGGTGTTTGAAGCGCTAAAGGGAGAACAGGGGCCCGCTTTACGGGCGCTAGTACTGGGGCATGGTAACTATTCACGCATTGTGCAGGTGCTGTCTAAGCTCCACACCCATTTTGCCGACGACTTTAGCGTGGAACAGTTGGCAGCACAGGCCAATATGAGCCCTTCGACGTTTCACCAGCACTTTAAGCAAATTACCCGCTCATCACCGGCTCAGTACTTAAAGCGGCTGCGCCTAATCAAAGCGCAACAGTTGCTGCTGCAGGATAATCACAACGTTAATCAGGCCGCTGCGGCGGTGGGTTACCGCAGCGTGCCTCAGTTTAGCCGCGACTATAAGCGCTACTTTGGTGAGCCCCCGTTGCAGCATCGCCGCCAAGAGCAGGCGCTACGCGCTTAAAACGAGATTTAATGCAGGGCTTATTTGGCAAAGTCTATTTTGCAAAATTTATTTGGCAAAGGCTATTTCGCAAAGATCTGGCTCATATCTTTAAACGCCTTGAACTCCAGGGCGTTTCCGCAGGGGTCGAGCAGAAACATGGTGGCCTGCTCACCTACTTCGCCTTTAAAGCGAACGTAGGGCTCGATCACGAACTGCGTATCGCGCGCTTTCAAGCGCTCGGCCAGGGCTTCCCACTCGTCCCACGCTAATATTACGCCAAAGTGCGGCACCGGGACGTTGTGGCCATCTACCGGATTAGTGTGCGCGCTCTCTTGCCCCGGCGTTTTGGGCTGCTCATGAATGACCAGTTGGTGGCCAAAGAAATTAAAGTCGACCCACTGCTCGCTGGAACGCCCCTCTTCCAGGCCAAACACATCGTTATAAAACGCCCGCGCCAGCGCCACATCGTAAACGGGAATCGCCAGATGGAAGGGTGAAAGGCTCATGGTCATTCTCCACATTATTGGGTTTTATGAGGATTAGCGGGCACTTTATGTAGCACCGCTGTATTCATCCTAGAGCCGCTCATGGGAAAATAAAATCAATAACTATTTAGCTGATTCACAAAAAGGATTGATCAATGATCCGCGAGCTAAAAACGTTGATTGCGGTCGCACAGGAAGGCACCTTTGCCGCAGCGGGCAACAAAATCGGCCTGACTCAAGCGGCGGTCAGCGCACAAATGAAACGTCTTGAGCAAGAGCTGGGTATCGCCCTGTTTGAACGTAAAGGGCGTGCCGCCATTTTGACCCAGCGCGGGCAGGAAACGTTAAAGCAAGCTCATACCCTGCTAACCCTCTACAGCACGCTGGGGGCTGCTACAGCGGGCCCAGCCACTCAAAGGGTCAATATTGGGGCCATAGCGTCCATACAGCGCACGCTACTGCCCGATGCGCTGGCGCATTTTCATCACGCCTATAGCGAGTGCCGCACCCGAGTGGTGCCGGGTCTCTCCATGGAGCTGGTGAATCAAGTCGACGCTGGCGAGCTGGATATGGCGGTGATTATTCGCCCGCCCTTTTCACTGCACAGCGATTTACGCTGGACGCCCCTTGCCCATGAGCCATTTCGTTTGATCGTGCCGCGCCATATTGAGGGCGATCAGTGGCGGGAGCTGATCGTCCGCCAGCCGTTTGTGCGTTACGACCGTGCTTCCTTTGGTGGACGGCAGGTCGAACGCTTTCTACGCGCAAACCACTGCAATGTGCGTGAAGTATGCGAAGTCGATGAACTGGAGGCCATCGTTAAACTGGTCGCCAAAGGGGTAGGCGTTGCGCTAGTGCCCCAGGCGATTGCGCAGCAACGCTGGCCAGCGGAAGTGCGTGCGATTGATTTAGGCGAGCGCACCTTTCACCGCGACATCGGGCTGATTCACCCCACTAGCGGCCATTTGAGCGAACCCGCACGGGCGATGGCCCAATTGATTGGCGAAATCGCCCAGCAGACTGATAATAGTGCCTGAGGTGTTTCATTGAATAACTTTGCTTGCAGCCTTAGAAAGGAGTAAATGCATGAAGCCAGAGGATCTGGAAAAGCTAGTGACGCGTACCATGCCCTTTGGCAAGTATGAGGGCCGTCTTATTGCTGACCTTCCCGGCCCCTATTTAAACTGGTTCGCTCGGGAGGGGTTTCCCTCAGGGGAAATTGGCCAACTGCTGCATTTGATGCACGAAATTGATCATAATGGGCTTGGCCCGCTGCTTGACCCACTGCGAAAAACGCCTAGCCAGCGTGGCGAAACTTAAGGCTGAGCGTTTTTATCTGCGTTCTCACGCTCGTCAAGGGCACCCTGAAACTCAGCGCGGTAAGCGGCCTCGTGCTGTGCGGTATCCGCAGGAAAGCGGCCTAAGGCGACTGCTAGTTCAAAAAAGCCAGCCGCAGGTAAACCGTCACCTCGCCGGCTGACCACCAGCGCCGCGATGAAAGGCTTCTGCTGTGCGGCGTCTTCGCGCATTAACTGCTCTAACGCCTGGGTGACTTGAGCAATAGTCCGCGGCGGTGTGAGCGCTAGCGCGCTAGCCACCTGCTGATATGTCATTGGCAGAACGGCACGCGGTGTGCTGAGCAGTAGCTGGCGAAGAGCGGCTACGTTATCGGTCATATATATCCTATCGTCAGAGTTTAAGACATTCACACTGCCAATTGACCCAGTGTTTGTGCTAAGAAGTAGTTGTGCTAAGAATAGCGAACTTTGCTGTGATAAGGAGAGAACATGGTAACGCGACTAACAACGGCGCGTCCTCGTGGCGGCCGTTGGCCAGGCGTACTGGCTGGCTTAGCCATTCTACTGATAGCGGCGGCGACACTTATGATGGCGGGCGCAGGGCCTGCTTATCGTGGCGAACTTATCAGCCTAGGCGAGGCGTTTAATTTACTTCGTAACGGCGTCTATGCCGCCGGCGCAGCAGTCGCGGTCAGTATTGTCACGCTGCTGTTTAGCATGCTGGCTCGTCGATCTAGGCCTGCATTAATAGCCACGCTGGTTATCGTCGCCGCTGCTGCGCTGCTTTATATGCCCTGGCAGCATTGGCAACGTGCTCAACAAGTGCCCGCGATTCACGATATCACTACCGATACTCAGAACCCACCGGCCTTTGAAGCGTTAGCTGACGCACGAGAAGCGGCGCCTAACGCGGTTGACTACCCGGGCGGTGCCACCGCACAGCAGCAGCAAGCAGCCTACCCTGACATCAAGCCGCTGGTCTTGGACGAAGCCCCACAAACGGTACTCGCTGCCGCACAAGCAGAGGCCGAAGAGGCTGGCTGGCGTATCGCCCGAATTACCGACAATCACATAGAAGCCACCGCGACCACGCGCTGGTTTGGCTTTGAGGATGATGTGGTGATTCGCTTAACTGAGATTGAGAACGGGGTGCAGGTGGATATGCGCTCGGCGTCACGTCTGGGTGCCAGCGACGTGGGCACCAATGCGGCGCGTATCAAGCAGTTTTTAACTGCTTTAGAAGCGCGACTTGAGTGACCGTGTTGGTAACCTCTTTGTAACTATTCAGTAGGTTTCAGGCTGTACTCGCCAACCTGCTGTTTCATCAGGCATAGATAGCTGCCCCGTGGGAGGCAGCTTTAGCTCGCGACCCTCCAAGCTTCCAGCCGAAAGACACTAAGGGGTGCCTTCGGCACCCTTCGCGCGATAAATCGCCCTCCCACAAATAGCTTCTGGCTTAGTGCTGGCTATAGGGTGTTGTGGGAGGCAGCTTTAGCTCGCGACCCTTTAGGCTGCCAGCATGAGCTGAACAGTTACACCTCTTTTTAATGCAACGGGTCACGTCTGTTGCCGCTTTCGCGGGCTAAAATTTGCTCAGCGTCCAGGGTAGCGATAGGCACTTGGTGCTGGGCGGGAATATCCCCGGTCAATTGCAGCGCTTGATAACGCAGGGCGCAAACGCGCAAAAACGAAGTGAAGTTACCCAAATCGTGCCCGGCATCGATGGATTCATGATAAAGCCGGGTAATCATTTGGGCCGTGTTCATCCGGTCGCGCTGGGCGATCTCTTCGAGAATATGCCAGAAGTAATTTTCCATTCGCACACTGGTGACCATGCCATCAATACGCAGCGAATGTGTCGCGCTGCGCCACAGCTCCGGGTCGGCTTGAATAAAGAGTTTACACATGAGCACTGTCTCTCGAAGTTTTCGAATCCACACAAATTATTAGCATAGCGGCAATTATTGGCACAGCAAACAAGAGCGCCCAGCGGATGCTGGGCGCAAATTTTGTTAGGTCAGTGGGCCAAGCTCACTTATTCAGTAGCGCCATAAACTGCGCCAACCAGGCGGGGTGGGCAGGCCATGCGGGGGCAGTAACCAGGTTGCCATCGGTTACTGCATCGGTCACCTCCAGATCGGCAAAATGACCACCCGCAAGCTCGACTTCCGGCTGGCAGGCCGGATAAGCAGAGCACTGCTTCCCTTCCAGTACTTTTGCAGCAGCTAGCAGTTGAGCGCCGTGGCAAATCGCCGCCACGGGTTTGTTAGTCTCAAAAAAATGCTGAACCATGGTTAGCACCTCTTTGTTCAAACGAAGATATTCAGGTGCACGCCCACCAGGCACCACCAAAGCATCGTAATCGGCGGGGTTAATGCTGGCAAAATCAGCATTCAGTGCAAAGCGGTGACCGGGCTTTTCGGAATAGGTTTGGTCGCCTTCGAAGTCATGAATCGCCGTCGCCACGGTATCGCCCGAAGTTTTCCCCGGGCAAACGGCATCGACACGGTGGCCGACTGCCATAAGTGCCTGGAATGGCACCATGGTTTCATAGTCTTCAGTGAAATCGCCAGTGATCATTAAAATGCGCTTGCTGCTCATCTCAGTGCTCCTCTTTGTGATCTTATGGTTATTGATCGAGTGTTTGAGCACACGCGGGGCGTGTTGTATGAGACTAGCAAGCGCTTTCCGACAAAGGGTAGTAATTGCTTACTACGGAGTCACTTTCTCCTGTTGAGGAAGCGCTAGATGCCGCTGCCCTGCTGCGTCGCTGACGTGAAAGCGCCCTACCAGTGAATGCATATCACCGGCACGATCATCCAGCGTATGGCTGGCAGTAGTCGCTTCTTGCACCAACCGGGCATTCTGGTGGGTCACCTGATCCAGCTGCGAAATTGCCTGGTTGATCTGATCAATACCAGCAGATTGCTCATGGGTAGCTCCTGCAATCTCGGTAACATAGCGTGTTACCTCACTCAGGCTATCAATGATTTCCTGCAGGTGTTTGCTGGAGGCGTTTACCAGTTGCTCACCCTCGCTTACCTTGGCGACACTATCGTCAACCAAATGGCGAATTTGGGCAGCTTCTTCGGCGCTACGTCCAGCTAATTTGCGCACTTCTTGTGCCACCACGGCAAACCCACGCCCCTGTTCGCCCGCTCGCGCTGCTTCAACAGAAGCGTTGAGCGCCAGCAAGTTGGTTTGAAAGGCGATATCATCAATGGCTTTAATAATCGATGTAATCTTTTCACTCGCTTCGCGGATATCCCCCATCGCCGCCGTAGTGCGCGTTGAAACATCGCCTGCAGCGCGGGCGCGCTGGTCAACATTACCGCTAGCGTCTTTGGCCTGGTCAGCGTACTCAGCCGTTTGTTTTACCGTGGCAGTAATCTCTTCAAGACTTGAAGCCGTTTCCGCCAACGACGCCGCCTGCTGGTCGGTACGCTGGGAGAGATTCTCATTACCCGCGGCAATTTGACGACTGCTGGCCGCAATGGATTCGGCGCTTTCACGAATTTGCGCCACCATGCCTTCAAAGGTATCCATCATGTTATTAAACGCTTGGGCAGTTTGCCCCACTTCATCGTTACGTTTAAG
This Vreelandella neptunia DNA region includes the following protein-coding sequences:
- a CDS encoding ribbon-helix-helix domain-containing protein, with product MCKLFIQADPELWRSATHSLRIDGMVTSVRMENYFWHILEEIAQRDRMNTAQMITRLYHESIDAGHDLGNFTSFLRVCALRYQALQLTGDIPAQHQVPIATLDAEQILARESGNRRDPLH
- a CDS encoding AraC family transcriptional regulator gives rise to the protein MTSTAQAGNALAAVIAPLVKSDGINSTSLPGVSLLCLSRHQIRTPLIYEPSLTIIAQGRKMGYLGDREIYYDPGHYLVQTLPLPFECETYGSPEAPLLGISVRLDPALLSEMVTAMGDTGHNALAPLPMASVAMTEGMQDAVWRLARTLNVAVECSAMGNARIRDVVFEALKGEQGPALRALVLGHGNYSRIVQVLSKLHTHFADDFSVEQLAAQANMSPSTFHQHFKQITRSSPAQYLKRLRLIKAQQLLLQDNHNVNQAAAAVGYRSVPQFSRDYKRYFGEPPLQHRRQEQALRA
- a CDS encoding DUF1499 domain-containing protein; translated protein: MVTRLTTARPRGGRWPGVLAGLAILLIAAATLMMAGAGPAYRGELISLGEAFNLLRNGVYAAGAAVAVSIVTLLFSMLARRSRPALIATLVIVAAAALLYMPWQHWQRAQQVPAIHDITTDTQNPPAFEALADAREAAPNAVDYPGGATAQQQQAAYPDIKPLVLDEAPQTVLAAAQAEAEEAGWRIARITDNHIEATATTRWFGFEDDVVIRLTEIENGVQVDMRSASRLGASDVGTNAARIKQFLTALEARLE
- a CDS encoding DJ-1/PfpI family protein — protein: MSSKRILMITGDFTEDYETMVPFQALMAVGHRVDAVCPGKTSGDTVATAIHDFEGDQTYSEKPGHRFALNADFASINPADYDALVVPGGRAPEYLRLNKEVLTMVQHFFETNKPVAAICHGAQLLAAAKVLEGKQCSAYPACQPEVELAGGHFADLEVTDAVTDGNLVTAPAWPAHPAWLAQFMALLNK
- a CDS encoding DUF3820 family protein, which codes for MKPEDLEKLVTRTMPFGKYEGRLIADLPGPYLNWFAREGFPSGEIGQLLHLMHEIDHNGLGPLLDPLRKTPSQRGET
- a CDS encoding LysR family transcriptional regulator, which encodes MIRELKTLIAVAQEGTFAAAGNKIGLTQAAVSAQMKRLEQELGIALFERKGRAAILTQRGQETLKQAHTLLTLYSTLGAATAGPATQRVNIGAIASIQRTLLPDALAHFHHAYSECRTRVVPGLSMELVNQVDAGELDMAVIIRPPFSLHSDLRWTPLAHEPFRLIVPRHIEGDQWRELIVRQPFVRYDRASFGGRQVERFLRANHCNVREVCEVDELEAIVKLVAKGVGVALVPQAIAQQRWPAEVRAIDLGERTFHRDIGLIHPTSGHLSEPARAMAQLIGEIAQQTDNSA
- a CDS encoding VOC family protein; protein product: MSLSPFHLAIPVYDVALARAFYNDVFGLEEGRSSEQWVDFNFFGHQLVIHEQPKTPGQESAHTNPVDGHNVPVPHFGVILAWDEWEALAERLKARDTQFVIEPYVRFKGEVGEQATMFLLDPCGNALEFKAFKDMSQIFAK